The Nitrospira sp. genome window below encodes:
- the smbP gene encoding small metal-binding protein SmbP, with product MKSVQIFVATLLAVAAGASLVLAGPAKVIQDHGQAMLRDAEEMVMHGGMGDGGAIIHHCGEVTKHATAILGLLPKDDPHGQAAAPFLKEAITHCKRVADMGDKVDPGASLNPATKARAAAREAMKHLSAMRDGGA from the coding sequence ATGAAATCCGTGCAGATCTTCGTCGCGACTCTCCTGGCAGTTGCCGCCGGCGCGAGCCTGGTATTGGCAGGGCCAGCGAAAGTTATTCAGGACCATGGTCAGGCGATGCTTCGGGATGCCGAGGAAATGGTCATGCATGGAGGCATGGGTGATGGCGGGGCGATCATCCACCATTGCGGAGAAGTGACCAAACATGCGACGGCGATTCTCGGCCTCCTGCCCAAAGATGATCCGCACGGCCAAGCGGCGGCGCCGTTCCTCAAGGAGGCCATCACCCACTGTAAGCGGGTGGCGGACATGGGCGACAAAGTCGATCCCGGCGCGAGCTTGAATCCAGCCACGAAAGCGCGCGCGGCGGCACGTGAAGCGATGAAGCATCTATCGGCCATGCGCGACGGCGGGGCGTAG
- a CDS encoding nucleotidyl transferase AbiEii/AbiGii toxin family protein, with amino-acid sequence MRDLYGDVELFREALIMTQQQYGFPERLIEKDYFCSLVLELLGSAHGDLVFKGGTCLAKVYAEFYRLSEDLDFVIPMPVDASRSEKSVQAKSLKGIISALPEQLPFVRVIEPLTGANNSTQYNAVIGYTSSIGRREETIKIEVGLREPLLLPPLNGEAKTILLDPVSGQALSPTKVRCISQREAFAEKFRAALSRREVAIRDFFDIDYAVRTLGLQPNDEGLVELVQAKLAVPGNEPVNVSLERLAILRQQVDAQLRPVLRERDFQAFDLDRAFRTVANMADRLTERV; translated from the coding sequence ATGCGCGATCTGTATGGAGACGTCGAACTCTTTCGAGAAGCCCTCATCATGACGCAGCAACAATATGGATTCCCTGAGCGGCTGATCGAAAAAGACTATTTCTGTTCGCTCGTGCTTGAGTTGCTGGGTAGCGCTCATGGCGACCTCGTGTTCAAAGGCGGGACGTGCCTGGCCAAGGTGTACGCCGAATTCTACCGCCTGAGCGAAGATTTGGATTTCGTCATTCCTATGCCGGTCGATGCGTCTCGCTCAGAGAAGAGCGTGCAGGCCAAGAGTCTAAAAGGCATCATCAGCGCGCTTCCGGAGCAATTGCCCTTTGTGCGTGTGATCGAGCCGTTGACCGGCGCGAATAACTCCACGCAATACAATGCCGTGATCGGCTATACGTCTTCCATCGGGCGGAGAGAAGAAACGATCAAGATCGAAGTGGGCCTCCGCGAGCCGCTATTGCTTCCGCCTCTGAACGGCGAAGCGAAGACGATACTGCTCGACCCAGTGTCCGGTCAGGCGTTGAGTCCCACGAAGGTGCGATGTATTTCCCAGAGAGAGGCCTTCGCCGAGAAATTTCGCGCGGCGTTAAGCCGTCGAGAGGTGGCGATCCGGGATTTCTTCGACATCGACTATGCCGTCCGTACACTCGGGTTGCAGCCGAACGATGAGGGTCTGGTCGAGTTGGTTCAGGCAAAACTAGCTGTGCCCGGCAATGAGCCGGTCAATGTGAGTCTCGAACGTCTTGCTATTCTTCGACAGCAAGTAGACGCTCAGTTGAGACCTGTCCTTCGCGAGCGGGACTTTCAGGCGTTTGATCTGGATCGAGCATTCCGAACGGTAGCAAACATGGCGGATCGCTTGACTGAGCGCGTATGA
- a CDS encoding SUMF1/EgtB/PvdO family nonheme iron enzyme, producing MKHVLLVVTSLLLTYILAFITLMIRWMNFWIRGSYFASYQTIFLITLTIFMLWWLRRHHTGPLPVSSTILYSMVVGYVSGLIAMTLYPITQPDGLQQVAMGLRFPTPGAVAAFLWFPVRMLAWLFGGIAGLIILTMSRRFKFLYLVTLTAFLSNPMTGRAGEEPPYQRIAALAHGSPMLTVGEGLFFMGTPKTGHDPYSLDLPYDDTEQPQRRVWLDQFEIDRDEVSLGEFLLWLNRQHRSIPAEIRKLIDHMVTVHAALPDTLARWPALYVTWTEASDFCRAQGKRLPTEAEWEKAARGEKGNLFPWGHTAPAMGLAMFGQYHVHEIPIVASVESGEYGRSPYGLHHMAGNAAEWVEDWFGIDYYATMPDRNPRGARQGRYKVVRGGSWKSAPPLLRTATRSGAAPEQRAATTGFRCAKSIR from the coding sequence GTGAAGCATGTCCTGCTGGTGGTGACGAGTCTCCTCCTGACCTATATTCTCGCCTTTATCACGCTGATGATCCGCTGGATGAATTTTTGGATCCGCGGGTCCTACTTTGCTTCCTATCAAACTATTTTCTTGATCACACTGACGATCTTCATGCTGTGGTGGTTACGTCGACATCATACGGGACCACTTCCCGTTTCCTCAACCATCCTGTACTCGATGGTCGTGGGATATGTATCGGGGTTGATTGCGATGACGCTGTATCCCATCACTCAACCGGATGGGCTTCAGCAGGTGGCCATGGGGCTCCGCTTTCCCACACCTGGAGCCGTTGCAGCGTTCTTGTGGTTCCCCGTTCGGATGCTGGCCTGGCTGTTTGGCGGCATTGCCGGCTTGATCATCCTCACGATGAGCCGACGATTCAAGTTTCTCTACCTCGTAACACTCACGGCATTCCTGTCAAACCCGATGACCGGAAGAGCGGGGGAGGAACCACCCTATCAGCGTATCGCTGCCCTCGCTCACGGCTCCCCCATGCTAACCGTCGGCGAAGGGTTGTTTTTCATGGGAACTCCTAAGACGGGGCATGACCCATACAGCCTTGATCTTCCTTATGATGACACCGAACAACCACAGCGTCGCGTGTGGTTGGATCAGTTTGAGATCGATCGAGACGAGGTCAGCCTTGGAGAATTTCTCCTGTGGCTGAACCGACAGCACCGTTCCATTCCAGCCGAGATACGTAAACTGATCGACCACATGGTGACCGTCCATGCCGCGTTGCCGGATACCCTCGCCCGTTGGCCGGCACTCTACGTCACCTGGACCGAGGCCTCGGATTTTTGCCGCGCACAGGGCAAACGCCTTCCGACCGAAGCCGAGTGGGAAAAGGCCGCCCGAGGAGAGAAGGGTAATCTCTTTCCTTGGGGTCACACAGCCCCGGCAATGGGATTGGCTATGTTCGGACAGTACCATGTCCACGAAATACCCATCGTGGCTTCTGTCGAGAGTGGCGAGTACGGCCGAAGTCCCTATGGCCTGCATCACATGGCGGGGAATGCCGCCGAATGGGTCGAAGATTGGTTTGGGATCGATTACTATGCGACCATGCCAGACCGTAACCCGCGGGGAGCAAGGCAAGGGCGCTACAAGGTGGTGCGGGGTGGATCCTGGAAGAGCGCTCCTCCATTGCTGCGAACGGCCACGCGAAGCGGCGCCGCTCCGGAGCAGAGAGCTGCGACCACCGGGTTTCGTTGTGCCAAATCGATTCGGTAG
- a CDS encoding type I restriction endonuclease subunit R: MITDIHSEDRLVQQTFADFLRDRLGWESVYAYNEETFGPQGTLGRASERDVVLVRDLRGAVERLNPELPASAREQALDKLTRIDVARSLMQHNREFYDFIRNGVPVEWRDPKGETCRARARVIDFRIADSNRFLAVRELKIQGVRVPHYNRRADLVCFVNGLPLVFIELKAVYRNIRAGFEDNLTDYLHDHSIAHAFHHNAVLVVSNGDRARYGSITSQWEHFVEWKRNQEHESGRVDAQMLLEGMLAKERLLDIIENFILFDDSRAGGTRKIVARNQQVLGVNNAVASVIRQEELKRSIPVRERLVEYRVSSEHLLAADVHREEPSSHVATGQLFEESRELTLVKRAHPDLGRLGVFWHTQGSGKSYSMAYFAEKVRRVVPGTFTFVLMTDREDLDDQIWRTFVGCGVINDQTPRAGSGKELQGLLRGNHRFIFSLIHKFNQPVTVPYSERDDIIVISDEAHRTQAGKFARNMRLALPNASFIGFTGTPLFKHDELTKRIFGDYISRYDFKRSEEDQSTVKLVYENRGEKLGIARLDLNDRIAEAIENAELDPDQISLLEKLLGKDYEVITAGDRLDKLADDFVEHCSTRWETGKSMLVCIDKITCARMLQRIESRWQVKLKQVRASIPVKEAELAKAADEEAQERLTKELEFLRGQVRWMETTLIEMIISDAQNEVRDFAKWDFDIIPHRVVMKSGFQTPDGRRVAVDDAFKDPQHPFKIAVVCAMWLTGFDVECLATLYIDKPLKAHTLMQAIARANRVYPGKECGVIVDYNGMLKSLREALAQYAIGDEDADDGADTVVAPIEELVALLLQAIKATENHLKTLNFDPARLQGATGFMRIEALRDAVDALYQSDDAKRRFEIMARQVFARFKALLMEPSVFTYAERHDNIEAIYKKLNERHDTADVTEVLKALHRIVNEAIQAQAPGGDQAEGLRVDLSLVDFARLRDEFAAKVRRKHAALQDIRDVVEKKLAQMLARNPMRMDYYKKYQEIVADYNREKDRITVEETFARLVELADSLDAEQRRAAEEGLSEEELALFDLLLRDHISKADRERLKQASKALFSSLQSLLKPMRNWTENTTTQAEVKVFILDNLWQALPRPPFTEEETETVAGQVYDYIWQLSATGPGLEA, from the coding sequence ATGATCACCGACATCCACAGCGAAGATCGCTTGGTTCAACAAACCTTCGCCGATTTCCTCCGCGATCGGCTCGGCTGGGAGAGCGTCTATGCCTATAACGAGGAGACGTTCGGACCACAGGGCACGCTTGGGCGTGCGTCCGAGCGAGATGTGGTATTGGTACGCGATCTGCGTGGCGCCGTAGAGCGCCTCAATCCTGAGCTTCCTGCTTCGGCTAGAGAACAAGCTCTCGACAAGCTGACGCGGATCGATGTCGCGCGGTCGCTGATGCAGCACAACCGCGAGTTCTACGACTTCATTCGCAACGGGGTGCCGGTCGAATGGCGCGATCCGAAAGGCGAGACCTGCCGGGCACGGGCCAGAGTCATCGACTTCCGTATCGCCGACAGCAACCGCTTCCTCGCCGTCCGCGAGTTGAAGATCCAAGGCGTGCGGGTGCCGCACTACAACCGGCGGGCCGATCTCGTCTGTTTCGTGAATGGATTGCCGCTGGTATTCATTGAACTCAAAGCCGTCTATCGGAATATCAGAGCCGGTTTCGAGGACAACCTGACTGATTACCTGCACGACCATAGCATCGCCCACGCCTTCCATCACAATGCCGTTCTCGTCGTGAGCAACGGTGACCGCGCCCGGTACGGCTCCATCACCAGCCAGTGGGAGCATTTCGTCGAGTGGAAACGCAACCAGGAACACGAATCGGGTCGAGTGGATGCCCAAATGCTCTTGGAAGGCATGTTGGCCAAGGAACGGCTATTGGACATCATCGAGAATTTCATTCTGTTCGACGACAGCCGGGCCGGCGGCACGCGCAAGATTGTGGCGCGAAACCAACAAGTGTTGGGCGTCAACAACGCTGTCGCCTCTGTCATTCGGCAGGAGGAGTTGAAGCGGTCGATTCCCGTTCGTGAGCGGCTGGTTGAGTACAGAGTATCCAGCGAACATCTCTTGGCGGCGGACGTTCATCGTGAAGAGCCCTCTTCCCATGTCGCAACCGGACAGCTGTTCGAGGAAAGCCGCGAATTGACTTTGGTCAAACGCGCTCATCCCGACCTCGGCCGGCTCGGCGTGTTCTGGCATACGCAGGGCAGCGGCAAGTCCTATTCCATGGCGTACTTTGCCGAGAAGGTGCGGCGCGTGGTGCCCGGTACCTTCACCTTCGTTCTCATGACCGATCGAGAAGATCTCGATGATCAGATTTGGCGGACCTTCGTCGGATGCGGCGTCATCAACGATCAGACGCCTCGGGCCGGGTCTGGGAAAGAACTGCAAGGGCTGCTACGAGGCAACCACCGGTTTATCTTCAGCCTCATTCACAAGTTCAACCAGCCGGTGACCGTACCCTATAGTGAGCGGGACGACATTATCGTGATCTCGGATGAGGCGCACCGAACACAGGCGGGGAAGTTTGCCAGGAACATGCGGCTGGCCCTGCCGAACGCCTCGTTCATCGGCTTTACCGGCACGCCGCTGTTCAAACATGACGAGCTGACCAAGCGCATCTTCGGCGACTACATCTCGCGATATGACTTCAAGCGATCCGAAGAAGACCAGTCCACGGTCAAGCTGGTATACGAAAATAGAGGCGAGAAGCTGGGGATCGCCCGGCTCGATTTGAACGACCGGATTGCCGAAGCGATCGAGAACGCGGAACTTGACCCGGACCAAATCTCGCTGCTTGAGAAGCTGTTGGGCAAGGACTATGAGGTGATTACAGCAGGTGACCGCCTCGACAAGCTGGCTGATGACTTTGTCGAACATTGTTCGACCCGTTGGGAAACCGGAAAGTCCATGCTCGTGTGTATCGACAAGATCACCTGCGCCCGGATGCTTCAGCGAATCGAGTCCCGCTGGCAGGTCAAACTCAAGCAGGTGCGCGCATCGATTCCGGTAAAGGAAGCCGAGTTGGCCAAGGCCGCCGACGAAGAAGCTCAGGAGCGCTTGACGAAAGAACTGGAGTTTTTGCGCGGTCAGGTTCGTTGGATGGAAACGACGCTCATTGAGATGATCATCAGCGACGCGCAGAACGAAGTGCGCGATTTCGCCAAGTGGGACTTCGACATCATCCCCCATCGCGTGGTCATGAAGTCCGGCTTTCAGACGCCGGACGGCAGGCGGGTTGCCGTGGACGACGCCTTCAAGGATCCGCAGCATCCGTTCAAGATTGCCGTCGTGTGCGCCATGTGGCTGACCGGTTTCGACGTGGAATGTCTGGCGACGCTCTACATCGACAAGCCGTTGAAAGCCCATACGCTGATGCAGGCGATCGCTCGCGCCAATCGCGTGTATCCCGGCAAGGAATGCGGGGTCATCGTGGACTACAACGGCATGTTGAAGAGCCTTCGTGAGGCGTTGGCGCAGTATGCCATCGGCGATGAGGATGCAGATGATGGAGCGGATACCGTTGTGGCGCCGATCGAGGAGCTTGTGGCGTTGCTGCTGCAGGCCATTAAAGCGACAGAGAATCATCTGAAGACGCTCAACTTCGACCCAGCCAGACTGCAAGGAGCCACAGGGTTCATGCGGATCGAAGCCTTGCGTGATGCCGTGGACGCGCTCTACCAGTCCGATGACGCGAAGCGGCGCTTCGAGATCATGGCCCGGCAGGTCTTCGCCCGGTTCAAAGCGCTGCTCATGGAGCCGAGCGTCTTCACCTATGCGGAACGTCACGACAATATTGAGGCCATCTACAAGAAACTGAATGAGCGGCACGACACCGCCGACGTGACTGAAGTCCTCAAGGCACTGCACCGCATCGTGAACGAGGCGATCCAGGCCCAGGCTCCGGGCGGCGACCAGGCCGAGGGGCTGAGAGTCGATCTCAGCCTCGTGGACTTTGCGAGGCTGCGGGACGAGTTTGCAGCAAAGGTCAGACGTAAGCACGCTGCCTTGCAAGACATCCGTGATGTGGTTGAGAAAAAGCTGGCGCAGATGCTCGCTCGAAATCCCATGCGGATGGATTATTACAAGAAGTATCAGGAAATCGTCGCCGACTATAACCGAGAGAAAGACCGCATTACGGTTGAAGAAACCTTCGCCAGGCTTGTCGAGCTGGCAGACAGCCTTGATGCGGAACAACGGCGGGCGGCAGAGGAAGGCCTGAGCGAAGAGGAACTTGCCCTCTTTGATTTGCTCCTTAGGGATCACATCAGCAAGGCGGATCGTGAACGGCTCAAACAAGCCAGCAAAGCATTATTCTCCTCGTTGCAGTCACTACTCAAGCCCATGCGCAACTGGACGGAAAATACGACGACGCAGGCGGAAGTGAAAGTGTTTATCCTCGACAACCTCTGGCAGGCCTTGCCGCGGCCTCCGTTTACAGAAGAAGAAACGGAGACGGTGGCCGGACAGGTATACGACTACATCTGGCAGCTGAGCGCGACGGGTCCTGGTTTGGAGGCATAG
- a CDS encoding carboxypeptidase regulatory-like domain-containing protein encodes MRQPYLRELSLAGSMSAILMLGIQADAGAYESATVENGAVVRGKVTFTGTVPDPKEFELRRSPDQEFCSAVSDGNGHRLLKEVTIGPDGGLKDVVVVLEGIERGKPFTFTDAEVEASLCQFLPFVTVVSDKRRVTVFNRDPVLHDIQGYAYNEAGVDIVLHRPALHESGTTDIVNLVKGRKVFTMQCGMHPYMQNWGYAIDNPYYAVTDSSGSFAIGDIPAGTYHLKAWHPILGSQERDITVKPNETLSLDWLFDAKRVLE; translated from the coding sequence ATGAGACAACCGTATCTGAGAGAACTGTCGTTAGCCGGCTCCATGTCGGCTATCTTGATGTTGGGAATTCAAGCAGATGCCGGGGCGTATGAATCAGCGACTGTAGAGAATGGCGCAGTCGTGCGGGGTAAAGTCACGTTCACCGGAACCGTGCCGGATCCGAAAGAGTTCGAGCTGCGTCGGTCTCCTGACCAAGAGTTCTGCAGCGCGGTGTCGGACGGGAATGGGCATCGGCTTTTGAAGGAAGTCACTATCGGGCCGGACGGCGGGCTCAAAGATGTGGTGGTGGTCCTGGAGGGCATCGAGAGAGGCAAGCCGTTCACCTTCACCGATGCCGAAGTGGAAGCAAGCCTTTGTCAGTTCCTACCCTTCGTCACCGTGGTCAGCGACAAGCGTCGAGTCACGGTGTTCAATCGAGATCCGGTATTACATGATATTCAAGGGTATGCGTACAATGAAGCAGGGGTCGATATTGTCCTCCATCGGCCCGCCCTGCATGAGAGCGGGACCACCGACATCGTGAATCTGGTCAAAGGGCGGAAAGTGTTTACCATGCAGTGCGGCATGCATCCCTACATGCAGAATTGGGGGTACGCGATCGACAATCCGTATTATGCTGTCACGGACAGCAGTGGATCGTTTGCCATCGGCGACATCCCAGCAGGCACATACCACCTCAAGGCCTGGCACCCGATTTTGGGGAGTCAAGAGCGAGATATCACCGTGAAGCCGAACGAGACCCTCTCGCTTGACTGGTTGTTTGATGCGAAACGAGTCCTCGAATGA
- a CDS encoding class I SAM-dependent DNA methyltransferase codes for MTDGSFKDIEKLESDLWNAADNLRANSKLTSSDYFMPVLGVIFLRHAANRFEAAQQKIEADQAGGKMPRRRVLPADYIARRALYLPEKTRYDWLMQQAAVSGVDLPKLVTEAMTTIEDQFVPLKGILPKDYGIFEPKVLEDLMRLFNSEQIRQASGDVFGRIYEYFLAEFSIQKAHDNGEFFTPSSLVQMIVNVIEPNHGTVFDPACGSGGMFVQSSHFIEHEGGDTAKKVVFYGQEKNGDTIRIAKMNLAVHGLEGKIAEALTYYQDEHNLAPKKALEPGKCDFVMANPPFNVDLVDAERIKGDPRLPFGLPGVNKQKKVSNGNYLWISYFWSYLNEKGRVGFVMSSQASSAGHGEKEVRKKIVETGDVDVMISIRSNFFYTRTVPCELWHFDRNKPPERKNNVLMLDARNVYRKVTRKIYDFSPEQMQNLAAIVWLYRDQQKRFLGLIKNYLGRICGESAAVSGALSPFEQTLDDLRVRFDVLAKAVAEQADLDADKKESVANAVTELREAHKLYEVDAKKLLASLSAFGQKYAKALPEKNEVQHAARKVFDPIAEAIRGLIKQVDLLYKLASQVSDHGAELAGNEVIAEAYDRRATGKLFKQLDGQRKAAVEQLKQAVYFHRQVVWLQERFPKAELKTVPGLVKLVDRKDIETADWSLTPGRYVGVAPPEEDEDFDFEQTLRDIHTELADLNKEATELAAKIQENFEELGA; via the coding sequence ATGACGGACGGTAGCTTCAAAGACATCGAGAAGCTCGAATCCGACCTCTGGAACGCTGCTGATAATCTCCGGGCCAATTCCAAGCTCACATCAAGCGACTATTTCATGCCCGTGCTGGGTGTGATTTTCCTGCGCCATGCGGCCAATCGCTTCGAGGCCGCTCAGCAGAAGATTGAAGCCGATCAGGCCGGCGGCAAAATGCCGAGGCGCCGAGTCTTACCGGCGGACTACATCGCCCGCCGGGCTCTCTACCTTCCAGAGAAAACCCGTTACGACTGGCTGATGCAGCAAGCCGCGGTGAGCGGCGTGGATTTGCCCAAGCTGGTGACGGAGGCCATGACAACTATCGAGGACCAGTTCGTGCCGCTCAAAGGCATCTTGCCGAAGGACTACGGCATTTTCGAGCCGAAGGTACTCGAAGATCTGATGCGCTTGTTCAACAGCGAGCAGATCCGGCAAGCCTCCGGAGACGTGTTCGGGCGCATCTACGAATATTTCCTCGCTGAGTTTTCCATTCAAAAAGCCCATGACAACGGTGAATTCTTCACGCCGTCGTCGCTGGTGCAAATGATCGTCAACGTGATCGAGCCGAACCATGGCACGGTCTTCGATCCGGCCTGCGGTTCGGGTGGGATGTTCGTACAATCGAGCCACTTCATCGAGCACGAGGGAGGCGACACGGCGAAGAAGGTTGTCTTTTACGGGCAGGAGAAGAACGGCGATACGATCCGCATCGCCAAGATGAATCTCGCCGTGCATGGGCTGGAAGGGAAGATCGCCGAGGCGCTCACCTATTACCAGGACGAACATAATCTAGCGCCGAAGAAAGCTTTGGAGCCGGGCAAGTGCGACTTCGTGATGGCGAATCCTCCGTTCAACGTGGATCTGGTGGATGCGGAGCGCATCAAAGGCGACCCGCGTCTGCCCTTCGGTCTGCCGGGCGTCAACAAACAGAAGAAGGTCAGCAACGGCAACTATCTCTGGATCTCATATTTCTGGAGTTACCTGAATGAGAAGGGCCGCGTCGGTTTCGTCATGTCGTCTCAGGCGTCGAGCGCTGGGCATGGTGAAAAAGAAGTCCGCAAGAAGATTGTCGAGACCGGTGACGTGGACGTCATGATCTCGATCCGGTCGAACTTCTTTTACACCCGCACCGTTCCCTGTGAGCTTTGGCATTTCGACCGGAATAAGCCGCCCGAGCGCAAGAACAACGTCTTGATGCTGGACGCCCGCAATGTGTACCGAAAAGTCACGCGCAAGATTTACGACTTTTCACCCGAGCAGATGCAGAACCTCGCGGCAATCGTGTGGCTGTATCGTGACCAGCAGAAGCGGTTCCTTGGGCTCATAAAGAACTACCTTGGCCGCATCTGCGGCGAGAGCGCGGCCGTATCCGGGGCACTGTCACCCTTCGAGCAGACGCTCGACGATCTGCGCGTACGTTTCGATGTGCTCGCGAAGGCAGTGGCCGAACAGGCTGATCTTGACGCCGACAAGAAGGAGTCGGTCGCCAACGCCGTGACCGAGTTGCGCGAAGCGCACAAGCTTTATGAGGTCGATGCCAAGAAGCTCCTCGCGAGCTTATCGGCCTTCGGCCAGAAGTACGCGAAGGCGCTACCCGAGAAGAACGAGGTGCAGCATGCCGCGCGCAAGGTGTTCGATCCCATCGCGGAAGCGATTCGGGGCCTCATCAAACAGGTGGATCTGCTTTATAAGCTCGCTTCGCAGGTCTCGGATCACGGCGCAGAATTAGCGGGTAATGAAGTCATCGCCGAAGCCTACGATCGCCGTGCGACAGGGAAGCTCTTCAAGCAGCTCGATGGGCAACGGAAGGCTGCTGTCGAGCAACTCAAGCAAGCCGTCTATTTCCACCGGCAGGTTGTGTGGCTGCAAGAGCGTTTCCCGAAGGCCGAACTCAAAACGGTACCAGGGCTGGTGAAACTCGTGGACCGAAAAGACATCGAGACCGCCGACTGGAGCCTCACCCCAGGCCGCTATGTCGGCGTCGCGCCACCGGAAGAAGATGAAGACTTCGACTTCGAGCAGACCCTGCGCGATATCCACACCGAACTGGCGGATCTCAACAAAGAAGCGACGGAGTTAGCCGCGAAAATTCAAGAGAACTTCGAGGAATTGGGGGCATGA
- a CDS encoding restriction endonuclease subunit S — protein MTTTTVKLGALGEFRNGLNYTKANSGVGLKVINVKDFGDRIVPELSVVDEINPTGLSIDKALLRQDDILFVRSNGNRALVGRSMRIDHNYEDLSFSAFCIRFRATSPIVDPLFLSYFFRAPSFRQELSLLGKGTNINNLNQEILSSLDIPIPSISEQRRVAELLSAYDDLIENNRRRMVLLEEAARQLYREWFIRLRFPGHEHTRITNGVPEGWKRKTLGDCVTLNYGKALKADDRSDGPFLVYGSSGIVGAHEKCLAQGPGIIVGRKGNVGSVYWCSKGYWPIDTVYFIDTGTSNLWLYYALQHMHFISTDVAVPGLNRDFAYSRPLLVPESRIVRLFLEYAGPLHDQIAKLDEMKGKLRAARDLLFPRLMSGEIAV, from the coding sequence ATGACGACCACCACGGTGAAGCTCGGCGCGCTTGGCGAGTTCAGGAACGGTCTGAATTACACGAAGGCCAATTCTGGCGTCGGCCTCAAAGTGATCAACGTCAAGGACTTTGGTGACCGGATCGTTCCTGAGTTGTCAGTTGTCGACGAGATCAATCCCACGGGTCTATCCATAGACAAAGCTCTGCTGAGACAGGACGACATTCTGTTCGTACGATCAAACGGGAACAGGGCACTTGTGGGGCGATCAATGCGGATAGACCATAATTATGAAGACCTGTCTTTCTCCGCATTCTGCATTCGGTTTCGTGCAACAAGTCCTATTGTCGATCCTTTGTTCCTCTCGTACTTCTTCAGGGCGCCGAGCTTCCGCCAAGAACTCTCACTGCTAGGCAAGGGCACCAACATCAACAATCTGAACCAGGAGATTCTTAGTTCACTCGACATACCCATTCCATCCATCTCCGAGCAACGACGTGTGGCCGAACTACTCTCCGCCTACGACGATCTGATCGAGAACAACCGGCGGCGGATGGTGCTGTTGGAAGAAGCGGCGCGGCAGCTCTACCGCGAATGGTTCATCCGCCTCCGCTTCCCCGGCCACGAGCACACCCGCATCACCAACGGCGTGCCGGAGGGGTGGAAGCGGAAAACACTCGGCGATTGCGTGACGCTAAACTACGGCAAGGCGCTGAAAGCAGATGATCGTAGCGATGGGCCGTTTCTTGTCTATGGGTCAAGCGGAATAGTTGGCGCGCATGAGAAGTGCTTGGCTCAGGGGCCAGGGATCATTGTCGGCCGCAAAGGGAACGTCGGAAGTGTCTACTGGTGCTCGAAAGGTTACTGGCCAATCGATACGGTCTATTTCATCGATACAGGGACGAGTAATCTATGGCTGTACTATGCACTCCAGCATATGCACTTTATCAGCACCGATGTCGCGGTACCTGGGCTAAACAGGGACTTCGCTTATAGTCGACCACTTCTGGTACCTGAATCTCGCATAGTCCGACTTTTCCTCGAATACGCTGGCCCGCTGCATGATCAGATTGCAAAGCTTGATGAAATGAAGGGCAAGCTCCGCGCCGCCCGCGATCTGCTGTTTCCCCGCCTGATGAGCGGAGAGATTGCCGTGTGA